TTGGCGCGGAGCGCATCGATTTGCGGCGGCGGCGTTTCCCATTCATGGCTGTCGGGTGCGTCCGGTCGCTCGACGCGGACGTGCATTGGCGCGGGTGCTGCCGCAACCGTAACGATTTCGTCGGCAGACAGCACCTGCTGCAAGCGGCGACCGCTTTCACCCGCACCGAGCTGCTGCAGTTGTTGGTAAATTCGCTCGCGATCGGCATCTGGATACAGGTCGACCTTGTTGAACACGATCAGCAATGGCTTCTGTGCCGCGCGCAACTCGCACAATGCTTGGTATTCCGTGCGGGTAATGTCGCCCGCAACCACGAACAAGATCAAATCCGACTGCGCGGCCACCTCTCGCGCCATCTGCGCGCGTTCCTGACCGGCGATCTCGTCGAGCCCGGGGGTGTCGATAAACTCCACGATGACTTTGCCGCTGGGAGGCGTCCACCTTGCCGACTGCGGCCAGCGGGTTACGCCGTGAAGGGGTCCGGTGTGCATTACCTTCTGCCCGAGCAAGGCATTGATGACCGCCGATTTGCCGCGACTGACTAACCCAAACGTTGCAATGCGGACGGTCTTGTCGTCGAGCTTCTCGCTGGCAGACTCGATCGTGCGCAGGCGATCGCGCACGGCCGCTTGCAGGGTGGCATCAGGTGGATAGGGACCGTGTCGGTAAACTTTGCCGTACCAAGACAGCGCTTGTTGCAAGCTAGCCCGCGCTTGATTGACGTGCGATTCCTGACGGTGCGAAGCGGATTGAGTCAAAGTCGTGCGTCCTGACCGGATCGAACTTCGTTTCTATGATTGCAAATCTGCGAGTGCAACCCTGTAAAGCAAACCCGATGTCAAGCTGCGATCTCGAGCGATGGAACCCGAGACAGTTGGTTGTGTCGATCTCCGTTGCGCTGTCAGGCAAGTGCTTTGGGGTCGGGCACACAGTTCCTGGCAGTTGTCATCCGCTGAGGGCATAGCGAATACTGGGATAGGTCGAGAGACTAAAGGGGCGATGCGTGCCATGCTGCAGGAAAACCAGGTATTGCAAGAGCGTTACCAACTGCGAACCCGACTCGGGCAAACGGGTGCCGGCCGCCAAACCTGGTTGACTGCCGACTTACAGGCTCGCGAGTTGGTGGTGCTCAAGTTGTTGGCATTTGGACCGCATCTGCAGTGGGAAGAACTGCGCTTGTTCGAGCGCGAAGCGGAGGTCCTGCGCGCCCTGGACCACCCGCGCATCCCGTCCTACCGCGATTATTTTGCCCTCGACGCTGAGGTTAGCGGCGGACTGACCTGGTTTGGGTTGGTGCAAAGCTACATACCCGGTGCCTCGCTACAGAACATGCTCGATGCCGGCAAGCACTTCCTACCCTGGCAAGTCAAGCAAATTGCCACGGATGTGCTGCGGATTTTAATTTACTTACACGAACTCTGTCCACCGGTTCTCCATCGCGACATCAAGCCCAGCAACCTGATTTGGGGCGAGGACGATCGCGTCTACCTTGTAGATTTCGGAGCGGTGCAAGCCAAGGCCGCGGTCACCGGGGTCACCTTTACGGTCGTGGGCACGGGCGGCTATGCACCGCTGGAGCAATTCTGGGAACGGGCACTACCTGCATCGGATCTCTACGCGCTCGGTGCAACGCTAATTCATTTGTTGACGGGCGTGCCGCCCATCGACCTGACCGCAAACGGGACGCGGATTCGATTTCGCGATCGCCTCGAAGTGGAGCCGCGCTTCGCGCTCTGGCTGGAGACGGCAACCGAGGTCGAGAATGACAATCGCTATGCTAAAGCTCGCGATGCCCTTGAGGCGCTGCAATCCTGCGCGACGGATTCCCCCCTGACCGCCTCGCACCACGATCCCCTGCCAGCCCCGTCCTACAGCCCGATCGTCTGCCGGCAGACGCGCGACCGTTTGGAGGTGTGCATTCCCTCACCCGGATTGCACAGGTTAATGCGAGTGGGAACTATACCTGGCGGCATAGCTTTGACATTTGTTGCGTGGCTGATGGTGGTGATTTTAATTTATATTCCCGCATCAGTGCCGTTTGCGTCATTTGCCGTACCGTTTACAGTCATATGGGTGTGGGGGTTGTGGAAGCTGCTGGAGTATTTCTGCGAGCGCACGCAGATTGTAGCCGATCGCTCGCGACTGCACCTGCGCCATTTCATACTCCCGATTTTCGCTCGCAAACGCGAGCTAGCACTCGACAGCATCCTAGAGGTAGTTATGCGCCAGCAGGGCGGTACCTTTGATGTCTGTTTGCGATGTCGTGACGGCAATATCGGTCTCGGAGTCGCACTCGACGAAGAAGAAAGTGTCTGGCTGGTGCAGAAAATTCAGGAATGGTTGCGATCGCCTTCCAGTCCCTAGCAGATCGTTCACTACTGATAAAACGATTACGACTAATTCCAGATACGCTGCCAGCATTTTTGGTAATCGCCCTCTGCAGTGAGATCGGTTTGTTGTAGGATCTCTTTCAGATCTAAGCCAGTGAGGTAGGTCAGGTTTTGCATTTTGCGTTCTTGGCGCTCTCGAACTTGCCGACGATTTCCGCTCAATACTTTTGACTTTCTACTCCTGTCGCAGTCGGCTCCAAGACACCGAGATTCGCTTTAATATCTGGTTATCCCCAAGTAAACGTCACAGTTAGTATTTGATGTACCGAGGGCATATGCTAGCTTGAGAGTATAGGCATTTTCGCGTAGTTCTATGCGATCGCTTAAAGACTACACTATCGTGCTGCGCCCTGATGTCAACGGAACTTTCGTTGCTTATGTCCCGGCGATCGCTGGTTGTCAGGAATGGGGGTAGACCTTAGAGGAAGCCCAAGCCGAACTCTCAAACGTATTTAAGATGATTCGAGACGAGTATTTATAGGCTAATCGAGGTTGTCGAAAGATGCTGAGTTAATGGCAATTCATGCCGGCTAAAGCTAGTGAAATCGAACGAGTCGATCGAAAGTTTGGTTTCAAAAAAGTTCGCCAGAAAGGCAGTCACGCGAGATGGCAGCAACTCGATGGAAGAGCGTCGACGGTCCCAATTCATGGCAAGGCTGAAATCGGGAGTTGGCTATTCCAAGAGACTCTGAAGCAGTTGGGTGTTACTGATCAAGAATTTATCCGGCTGCCCTGTACCAAGCGGGTTCGAGGTCGTAGCTTCTCTGCATTGCTTACCGAAGCCGACGAGCACTACTCAGCCATCTCAATCTTCTGCTCCCAAATCAGCTTGCCTTATGGACGTTAGTTTGGCTCTTACCCTTACTTCTCAGCTAAGGTCTGGATTGTTTTAGGGATCGTTCTTTTGGGAGGCATCCTCGTT
This genomic interval from Rubidibacter lacunae KORDI 51-2 contains the following:
- a CDS encoding GTP-binding protein, which translates into the protein MTQSASHRQESHVNQARASLQQALSWYGKVYRHGPYPPDATLQAAVRDRLRTIESASEKLDDKTVRIATFGLVSRGKSAVINALLGQKVMHTGPLHGVTRWPQSARWTPPSGKVIVEFIDTPGLDEIAGQERAQMAREVAAQSDLILFVVAGDITRTEYQALCELRAAQKPLLIVFNKVDLYPDADRERIYQQLQQLGAGESGRRLQQVLSADEIVTVAAAPAPMHVRVERPDAPDSHEWETPPPQIDALRAKILDILNREGRSLLALNALFQAREAEVAIAQTTLQMRRELAEALIWRYARNKSIAVGINPIAVLDAIGGAIADLALIRALARLYGLPMTSHEAGKLWRTILFSSGGLLLGELVSSVLLGFGKSASAVVGWDGSGLAAFGGTALLQAGIAGYGAYAIGRAAQDYLERGCSWGPLGPSTTIRDILEQVEPNAIVYRLRQELGQQLA
- a CDS encoding serine/threonine protein kinase; amino-acid sequence: MRAMLQENQVLQERYQLRTRLGQTGAGRQTWLTADLQARELVVLKLLAFGPHLQWEELRLFEREAEVLRALDHPRIPSYRDYFALDAEVSGGLTWFGLVQSYIPGASLQNMLDAGKHFLPWQVKQIATDVLRILIYLHELCPPVLHRDIKPSNLIWGEDDRVYLVDFGAVQAKAAVTGVTFTVVGTGGYAPLEQFWERALPASDLYALGATLIHLLTGVPPIDLTANGTRIRFRDRLEVEPRFALWLETATEVENDNRYAKARDALEALQSCATDSPLTASHHDPLPAPSYSPIVCRQTRDRLEVCIPSPGLHRLMRVGTIPGGIALTFVAWLMVVILIYIPASVPFASFAVPFTVIWVWGLWKLLEYFCERTQIVADRSRLHLRHFILPIFARKRELALDSILEVVMRQQGGTFDVCLRCRDGNIGLGVALDEEESVWLVQKIQEWLRSPSSP
- a CDS encoding type II toxin-antitoxin system HicA family toxin, which encodes MPAKASEIERVDRKFGFKKVRQKGSHARWQQLDGRASTVPIHGKAEIGSWLFQETLKQLGVTDQEFIRLPCTKRVRGRSFSALLTEADEHYSAISIFCSQISLPYGR